A part of Gemmatimonas groenlandica genomic DNA contains:
- a CDS encoding ArsR/SmtB family transcription factor: MGRFILTDGVLPLVADRFKALSEPARLALLRSLQYGEQTVNQLVAGTGLGQANVSKHLQVLHAHGFVKRRKNGLFVHYALADRQILKLCELMSSRVNAHVTAGGQSHARGPVGHIDNSDEVG, from the coding sequence ATGGGTCGTTTTATTCTGACGGATGGTGTCCTGCCCTTGGTGGCGGACCGCTTTAAGGCTCTTTCGGAGCCCGCTCGCCTGGCACTGCTGCGGTCGCTGCAGTACGGCGAGCAGACGGTGAACCAACTCGTTGCGGGCACCGGACTGGGGCAGGCGAACGTGTCCAAGCATCTGCAGGTTCTGCACGCGCACGGATTCGTGAAGCGCCGAAAGAATGGTCTCTTCGTGCACTACGCACTGGCCGACCGACAGATCCTGAAGTTGTGTGAGCTCATGTCCTCACGGGTCAACGCGCACGTCACGGCAGGAGGCCAGAGTCACGCTCGCGGTCCGGTCGGCCACATCGATAACTCCGACGAAGTGGGCTGA
- a CDS encoding leishmanolysin-related zinc metalloendopeptidase, with translation MTLSTRRALLLVGALGVLVGCGSDPQVPSAAAPTASTTVAAAVAASVAAVPAVRITDAKGKGVKNVMVRWRITSGGGKVVNDSIRTTGSGDATSGGWTLGTTAGQQTLQASADGIAVVTFTATANAGPLSRLTPVSATDQQATVNTPVPVLPAVRAEDQYGNPVSGAAIVFTIVQGNGVLLGAQQSSNELGIATVGGWTIGTAIGQQIVTATATGANPAVFSVNALAGPAADLVKVTGDNQAGVANINIAVPPGVRVVDVYGNPVGGVPVTFTPGANSGTVTGGTVISDPANGTAFVGSWRLGTASTQTLIATSSSIPTKSATFTTTVTLSAFNVDVRFVGDASLPVRTAFANAVAKWRQVIVGSIGTITNVSIPAGPAANACSDWSPAVTGTVQNTIIFARIDSIDGPGSPGVGNILGQASPCYVNANAIPFLGFMEFDTYDVDLLVARGQFEKVVLHEIGHVLGIGTVWNFQRSLLNTSISNDPYYVGSAARAQFAAINTVTYSGNPVPVENTGGTGTVNSHWRTSIMQRELMQGFAVNQVQPLSRITVGSLQDLGYTVNLAAADAFSLTAALRSGFGFEATSGTPYRDLVPDVEIKQRRADGSIARMPREKR, from the coding sequence TCGCCGGGCCCTCCTGTTGGTCGGCGCGCTCGGGGTGCTCGTCGGCTGCGGCAGCGACCCGCAGGTGCCCAGTGCCGCCGCGCCTACCGCCAGCACCACCGTGGCCGCTGCGGTGGCGGCCTCGGTGGCCGCCGTGCCTGCCGTGCGCATCACTGACGCCAAGGGGAAGGGCGTCAAGAATGTCATGGTGCGGTGGCGCATCACGAGCGGAGGCGGCAAGGTCGTGAACGACTCGATCCGCACCACCGGCAGCGGAGATGCCACATCGGGGGGCTGGACACTTGGCACGACCGCCGGCCAGCAGACACTGCAGGCCAGCGCCGATGGCATTGCCGTCGTCACCTTCACGGCCACGGCCAATGCCGGTCCGTTGTCACGGCTCACGCCGGTGAGTGCCACCGACCAACAGGCCACCGTTAACACGCCGGTGCCAGTGCTACCCGCCGTGCGCGCCGAAGACCAGTACGGCAACCCCGTCAGCGGGGCCGCGATCGTGTTCACCATCGTGCAGGGCAACGGTGTGCTGCTCGGCGCGCAGCAATCGAGTAACGAGCTTGGTATTGCCACTGTCGGCGGCTGGACGATCGGCACGGCGATCGGACAGCAGATCGTGACCGCGACGGCGACCGGCGCCAATCCCGCCGTGTTCAGCGTCAACGCCCTCGCCGGACCGGCCGCCGATCTGGTGAAGGTGACCGGCGACAATCAGGCGGGCGTCGCGAATATCAACATCGCCGTCCCGCCCGGCGTGCGCGTGGTCGACGTCTATGGGAATCCGGTGGGCGGCGTCCCGGTCACGTTCACGCCAGGCGCCAACTCGGGCACAGTGACCGGCGGCACCGTGATCTCTGATCCGGCCAACGGCACCGCCTTCGTCGGTAGCTGGCGACTCGGTACGGCGAGCACACAAACATTGATCGCCACCAGCTCGTCCATTCCGACCAAGTCGGCCACGTTCACCACCACGGTCACGTTGTCCGCATTCAACGTGGACGTCCGCTTCGTTGGTGACGCATCGCTGCCGGTACGCACCGCCTTCGCCAATGCGGTGGCCAAATGGCGGCAGGTGATTGTGGGGAGCATCGGTACCATCACCAACGTGAGCATTCCGGCCGGCCCCGCCGCGAACGCCTGCAGTGATTGGTCTCCGGCCGTCACCGGTACCGTACAGAACACGATCATCTTTGCCCGCATCGACTCCATCGACGGGCCGGGATCACCAGGTGTCGGCAACATCCTCGGACAGGCCAGTCCGTGCTACGTGAACGCCAACGCGATCCCATTTCTCGGCTTTATGGAGTTCGACACGTACGACGTCGATTTGCTCGTGGCACGCGGGCAGTTCGAGAAGGTCGTGCTTCACGAAATCGGACATGTGCTCGGTATCGGCACCGTCTGGAATTTTCAGCGCTCGCTGCTGAACACGTCCATCTCGAATGACCCGTACTACGTAGGGAGCGCGGCACGTGCGCAGTTCGCGGCGATCAACACCGTGACGTACTCGGGAAATCCGGTGCCCGTGGAAAACACGGGCGGTACTGGCACGGTGAACTCGCACTGGCGCACATCGATCATGCAGCGTGAGCTCATGCAGGGCTTCGCGGTCAATCAGGTGCAACCGCTCAGTCGCATCACGGTGGGCTCGCTGCAGGATCTCGGCTATACCGTGAATCTCGCCGCCGCCGATGCGTTTTCGCTCACCGCCGCCCTTCGTAGCGGCTTTGGCTTCGAAGCGACCTCGGGCACACCATATCGCGACCTGGTGCCGGACGTCGAGATCAAGCAGCGTCGCGCCGATGGCAGCATTGCACGGATGCCAAGAGAAAAGCGATAA
- a CDS encoding MBL fold metallo-hydrolase — protein MAFLPQIQVHMQIEFSGAAQEVTGSCHIIRVGQRTVLLDCGMFQGKRSESREKNAKLPLPIDQIDAVVLSHAHIDHAGRLPFLTAQGYKNTIWATSATRDLCALMLADSAHIQEKDAEFLERRGQPHAEPLYRVEDATRTLEQMIGMPYHKWFEVTDGVRAMYTEAGHILGSASVVLELREGEEFRRVVFSGDVGRHDLPIIRNPEPPTGGAHVVLCESTYGNRDHESVEGAREELGRVVRETAARGGRVLIPAFAVGRTQELVYDLHQLHRAGKIPSVPIFIDSPLATDATSVFAMHPEVFDHSEDLVRHTNDLFDFPLVKFTRDVNESKALNTMQGPMVIIAASGMAESGRILHHLRNGAGDARNTILIVGYMAEHTLGRRILEQRRVIKIFGDEVELAAQVEVLNGYSAHADRTELHAWLTAVRDGGTAEGRNTPHVYLVHGETPAQTAFAERLRADRFTVDIPAPGVVVTL, from the coding sequence ATGGCGTTCTTACCTCAGATTCAGGTGCATATGCAGATCGAGTTCTCCGGCGCCGCGCAGGAAGTCACCGGCTCCTGCCACATCATCCGCGTCGGCCAGCGCACCGTGCTGCTGGACTGCGGCATGTTCCAAGGCAAGCGCAGCGAGAGCCGTGAGAAGAACGCCAAGCTCCCGCTGCCCATCGACCAAATCGACGCGGTGGTACTCTCGCACGCCCACATCGACCACGCCGGTCGGCTGCCGTTTCTCACGGCCCAGGGCTACAAGAACACCATTTGGGCCACGTCGGCCACGCGAGACCTCTGTGCGCTCATGCTCGCCGATTCGGCGCATATCCAGGAAAAGGACGCCGAGTTTCTCGAGCGCCGTGGACAACCGCACGCCGAGCCGCTCTATCGCGTGGAGGACGCCACGCGCACGCTCGAGCAGATGATCGGGATGCCGTACCACAAGTGGTTCGAGGTCACCGACGGGGTGCGCGCCATGTATACCGAGGCCGGACACATTCTCGGCAGTGCCTCGGTGGTGCTGGAATTGCGCGAGGGTGAGGAATTCCGACGCGTGGTCTTTTCCGGCGACGTGGGACGCCACGACCTGCCGATTATCCGCAACCCCGAGCCACCCACGGGTGGCGCGCATGTGGTGTTGTGCGAAAGCACCTACGGCAATCGCGATCACGAATCGGTGGAGGGGGCGCGCGAGGAGCTCGGGCGTGTCGTACGCGAGACCGCGGCCCGTGGCGGTCGCGTGCTGATTCCCGCATTCGCCGTAGGACGTACGCAGGAGCTGGTGTACGACCTCCATCAGTTGCACCGGGCCGGCAAGATTCCGTCAGTGCCGATCTTCATCGATTCGCCGCTGGCCACCGATGCCACGTCGGTGTTCGCGATGCATCCCGAAGTGTTCGATCACAGCGAAGATCTGGTGCGGCACACGAACGATCTGTTCGACTTCCCGCTGGTGAAGTTCACGCGCGACGTGAACGAATCCAAGGCGCTGAACACCATGCAGGGCCCGATGGTCATCATCGCCGCGTCGGGCATGGCGGAATCGGGTCGCATCCTGCACCATCTGCGCAACGGCGCCGGCGATGCGCGCAATACGATTCTGATCGTGGGCTACATGGCCGAACACACGCTGGGCCGTCGCATTCTGGAGCAGCGGCGCGTGATCAAGATCTTCGGTGACGAGGTCGAACTCGCGGCGCAGGTGGAAGTATTGAACGGCTACAGCGCGCATGCCGATCGCACTGAACTGCATGCCTGGTTGACCGCGGTACGGGACGGGGGCACCGCCGAGGGGAGGAATACGCCGCACGTGTATCTGGTCCACGGTGAAACGCCGGCGCAGACGGCATTCGCCGAACGGCTTCGGGCCGATCGCTTTACCGTCGACATCCCGGCGCCCGGCGTGGTCGTGACGCTCTAG
- a CDS encoding response regulator yields the protein MSRGRILIADDEPTFLNSTAELLRREGFTVDTVDDAASALGAISAATYDLLITDLEMPGNADLDLVQQVAHLSGGLPIIIITGFPSVRSAVASIELPVAAYLVKPVHFPELLKRVTSAVARFRSYQAMQSAEARLREYRSQVEAQPVAPATEGQGVDTFLALTLRNVMGSLTDLEQLGRALAGQQTLQPHPCQLMNCPRGAQLQSAVEETIAVLEETKGAFKSKTLGDLRHRLELLVKLV from the coding sequence ATGAGTCGCGGACGAATTCTGATCGCCGATGATGAGCCGACGTTTCTCAACTCGACCGCCGAGTTGCTGCGACGCGAGGGATTCACCGTGGACACGGTCGATGACGCGGCGTCGGCGCTGGGCGCGATTTCGGCGGCAACCTACGACCTGCTGATCACCGACCTCGAGATGCCGGGGAATGCGGATCTGGATCTGGTACAGCAAGTCGCGCATCTCAGTGGCGGGCTCCCGATCATCATCATCACCGGCTTCCCCTCGGTGCGCTCGGCGGTCGCGTCGATCGAACTGCCGGTGGCGGCCTATCTCGTGAAGCCGGTGCACTTCCCGGAGCTTCTGAAGCGCGTGACGAGCGCTGTCGCGCGTTTCCGGTCCTATCAGGCGATGCAGAGCGCCGAAGCGCGGCTTCGCGAGTACCGGTCGCAGGTGGAAGCGCAGCCCGTGGCGCCGGCCACCGAAGGGCAGGGCGTGGACACGTTTCTGGCGCTCACGCTGCGCAACGTGATGGGATCGCTGACCGATCTCGAACAGTTGGGACGCGCGCTGGCGGGACAACAGACGTTGCAGCCGCACCCGTGTCAGCTCATGAACTGCCCACGCGGTGCACAGCTGCAATCGGCCGTGGAAGAGACGATCGCGGTGCTCGAGGAGACTAAGGGGGCGTTCAAGTCCAAGACACTTGGCGACTTGCGCCACCGATTGGAACTTCTGGTCAAGCTGGTGTAG
- a CDS encoding leishmanolysin-related zinc metalloendopeptidase, with protein sequence MEPELHHHPPGLHMHYAGRSIFRFRDVARVAWAVGASLSLAACGSDNVSAPIDAISPIAIVPAALVAADGDNQVGDPNTPLLIAPSVRLLTDAGRPVPNVRVTFTPAGNSGAVARSTAITDSTGYASAGPWTLGTAITQSLVASSPALPGSSVTFRASVRPSQFDIAVRFIGDGGTARQREAFASAVARWRRVITGDVGTVPLNVPAGECQSWIPAVNESINDLLVFVRIASIDGAGKILGQASPCYVNSSNKLPIMGFFELDQDDLALLLAQGTLDNVVLHEMGHILGIGTLWNYQRQLLVGAGGDDPSFNGAEARAQFASTPGFSFAGVGVPVENSGATGTRDSHWRRSIFGNELMQGYAQPGGMPLSRITVGSLIDMGYVTAMSGADGYSFLTAARVMAPGTSEGTVMSFGNDIAAAPLFEVERNGSRRLVRPRLR encoded by the coding sequence ATGGAGCCGGAGCTCCATCACCATCCGCCAGGACTGCACATGCACTATGCCGGTCGTTCGATTTTCCGCTTCCGCGACGTCGCTCGCGTGGCGTGGGCCGTAGGCGCCTCACTTTCACTCGCCGCCTGCGGCAGCGACAACGTATCCGCGCCGATCGACGCGATCAGCCCGATCGCGATCGTGCCCGCCGCACTGGTGGCGGCCGACGGTGACAATCAGGTCGGCGATCCGAATACGCCGCTGCTGATTGCGCCGAGTGTGCGGCTGCTCACCGATGCTGGACGTCCGGTGCCGAACGTAAGGGTCACCTTCACGCCAGCGGGGAATTCCGGCGCGGTGGCGCGTAGCACCGCGATCACCGACAGCACCGGGTACGCCTCCGCCGGACCGTGGACGCTCGGTACCGCGATCACGCAATCGCTGGTGGCGTCGTCTCCCGCACTACCCGGCAGCTCGGTCACTTTTCGCGCCAGCGTGCGCCCCTCGCAGTTCGATATCGCGGTGCGCTTTATCGGTGACGGCGGCACCGCCCGTCAGCGCGAGGCATTTGCCAGCGCGGTGGCGCGGTGGCGGCGGGTCATCACGGGTGACGTCGGTACGGTGCCGCTGAACGTGCCAGCCGGCGAGTGTCAGAGTTGGATTCCCGCCGTGAACGAAAGTATCAACGACCTGCTCGTGTTCGTGCGCATTGCCTCGATCGACGGCGCGGGGAAGATCCTTGGTCAGGCCAGTCCGTGCTACGTCAATTCGAGCAACAAACTGCCGATCATGGGCTTCTTCGAGCTCGATCAGGACGATCTCGCGCTGCTGCTCGCGCAGGGCACGCTGGACAACGTCGTGCTGCACGAGATGGGACACATCCTCGGCATCGGCACGCTCTGGAATTATCAGCGGCAGCTGCTCGTCGGCGCCGGCGGTGATGATCCCTCCTTCAACGGCGCCGAGGCGCGGGCACAGTTCGCGAGCACGCCGGGCTTCAGCTTCGCCGGTGTCGGTGTGCCGGTGGAGAATTCCGGCGCGACTGGCACGCGCGATTCGCACTGGCGCCGCTCGATATTCGGCAACGAACTGATGCAGGGCTACGCGCAACCGGGAGGCATGCCACTCAGTCGTATCACCGTTGGTTCGCTCATCGACATGGGCTACGTCACCGCGATGAGCGGGGCTGATGGGTATTCGTTCCTCACGGCGGCGCGGGTCATGGCGCCAGGCACCAGCGAGGGCACTGTTATGTCGTTCGGTAACGACATCGCTGCCGCCCCCCTGTTCGAAGTGGAACGCAACGGGTCGCGACGACTGGTCCGACCGAGACTGCGATAG
- a CDS encoding sigma-54-dependent transcriptional regulator, with the protein MSNVALYNVDPSTQVRSALASPRSPAARERHLRIAARGSSTQPTAKMRILVVSERMSFVDALRVIVEADGRDLLHAAQSAGVCEIITRAEINVVIADQQLPGDDGFRLLDELHEVHPTLLTAMATAPGATNAAIKAFERGAADYINTPVQRDDVIAFLRRADAMTTLRVEATPEPNAEVSEFRGMYGTTPVMRDVFKMISRVGRTDVTVLVGGESGTGKELVARALHDESARRHKPFIALNCSALPSELVESELFGHTRGAFTGAVKDRGGLFEAAHGGTLFLDEIGDLGPLAQAKVLRALESGEVMRVGGTKTTRVDVRVIAATNRPLDEMVADGRFREDLLYRLKVISLALPPLRDRKADVPLLSSHFLHVFAERHSLPARRISDEASEILLNYDWPGNVRELRNVIEGALVMADGVEICPCDLPTSLTMQRPMRAMSIMEQSADLPFVEARERALREFDRAFLGAALARNGGNIARTARALGLHRQSLQKLLARRDLRQPADLQPADMPHGL; encoded by the coding sequence ATGAGCAACGTCGCTCTGTACAACGTCGATCCCTCAACGCAGGTCCGCAGCGCGCTGGCATCCCCGCGCTCTCCGGCCGCTCGCGAGCGTCATCTGCGAATTGCAGCCCGGGGAAGTTCGACGCAGCCGACGGCCAAGATGCGAATCCTGGTGGTGAGCGAGCGCATGTCGTTCGTGGACGCGCTGCGTGTGATCGTGGAAGCGGACGGCCGTGATCTGTTGCACGCCGCTCAGTCGGCTGGTGTGTGTGAGATCATCACCCGCGCCGAGATCAATGTGGTGATCGCCGACCAGCAGCTGCCCGGCGACGATGGCTTCCGCCTGCTCGACGAGTTGCACGAAGTGCACCCGACGCTACTGACGGCGATGGCGACGGCGCCTGGCGCCACCAACGCCGCCATTAAAGCGTTCGAGCGGGGAGCCGCCGACTATATCAACACGCCGGTGCAGCGCGACGACGTGATCGCGTTCTTGCGTCGTGCCGATGCCATGACGACCCTGCGCGTGGAGGCCACGCCGGAGCCGAATGCCGAGGTGAGCGAGTTCCGCGGCATGTACGGTACGACGCCGGTCATGCGGGACGTATTCAAGATGATTTCGCGGGTTGGACGGACCGACGTGACGGTGCTGGTGGGTGGTGAGAGCGGCACCGGCAAGGAGCTGGTGGCGCGCGCCCTCCACGACGAAAGCGCCCGGCGCCACAAGCCGTTCATTGCGCTGAACTGCTCGGCGTTGCCGTCGGAGCTGGTAGAAAGCGAGCTGTTCGGACACACGCGCGGGGCATTCACCGGTGCGGTGAAGGATCGCGGTGGCCTGTTCGAAGCGGCGCACGGCGGCACGCTGTTTCTCGACGAGATCGGCGATCTTGGGCCGTTGGCTCAGGCGAAGGTGTTGCGTGCCCTCGAAAGCGGTGAAGTGATGCGGGTGGGTGGCACGAAGACGACGCGGGTAGATGTCCGCGTGATCGCGGCCACCAATCGGCCGCTCGACGAGATGGTGGCCGATGGCCGCTTCCGCGAGGATCTGTTGTATCGCCTCAAGGTGATCTCGCTGGCGCTGCCGCCGCTGCGCGACCGCAAGGCCGACGTGCCGTTGCTGTCCAGTCATTTCCTGCACGTGTTCGCCGAGCGTCACAGCCTGCCGGCGCGTCGGATCAGCGACGAGGCGAGCGAGATCCTGCTGAACTACGATTGGCCCGGCAACGTGCGCGAGTTGCGCAACGTGATCGAGGGCGCGCTGGTCATGGCCGATGGGGTGGAGATCTGCCCGTGCGACTTGCCGACGAGTCTGACGATGCAGCGTCCGATGCGCGCGATGTCGATCATGGAGCAGTCGGCTGACTTGCCCTTTGTGGAAGCGCGCGAGCGCGCCCTGCGTGAGTTCGACCGTGCGTTTCTCGGTGCGGCGCTGGCGCGGAACGGCGGAAACATCGCCCGCACGGCACGTGCCCTGGGTCTGCATCGCCAGTCGTTGCAGAAGTTGCTGGCGCGTCGCGACCTTCGGCAGCCCGCCGATCTGCAGCCGGCTGATATGCCGCACGGACTGTAG
- a CDS encoding YdcF family protein, protein MAVIFGWSRRAAEGHADAIVVLGAAQYGGRPSPVLRARLDHALALWKSDRATRVVLTGGRRPGDLISEAAAGRRYLVRRGVPTQSILLEPAGRTSLASMEGAAALLKAWRDSLPVAVRDTMPTRPSVLLVSDPFHMLRLDVLARLHGLRPLPSPTRTSPISANRAVAIEYMLRESIALPTDVALMLWLAITGGSVSAPTTP, encoded by the coding sequence GTGGCGGTCATCTTCGGTTGGTCGCGACGCGCGGCGGAGGGGCACGCCGATGCCATTGTCGTGCTGGGCGCGGCGCAGTACGGGGGACGTCCGTCACCGGTCCTGCGGGCCCGCCTCGACCACGCCCTCGCCCTCTGGAAGAGCGATCGGGCCACCCGTGTCGTGCTCACGGGAGGGCGTCGACCGGGTGATTTGATCAGCGAAGCGGCGGCAGGACGACGCTATCTCGTGCGACGCGGCGTGCCCACGCAGTCCATTCTCCTCGAGCCCGCCGGGCGCACGTCTCTGGCGTCGATGGAAGGCGCGGCGGCGCTGCTCAAGGCGTGGCGTGACTCACTGCCAGTGGCCGTCCGCGACACGATGCCCACTCGTCCCAGCGTGCTGCTCGTGAGCGATCCCTTCCATATGCTCCGGCTTGACGTACTGGCTCGCCTGCACGGGCTGCGACCACTGCCGTCGCCCACGCGCACGAGTCCGATTTCGGCGAATCGCGCGGTAGCGATCGAGTATATGCTGCGGGAGTCGATCGCGTTGCCGACGGATGTCGCGCTGATGCTGTGGCTCGCCATAACCGGCGGGTCGGTAAGCGCGCCGACCACGCCGTAG